TCCTACACCCAGACCAGCAGCACGGCCACGACCGTGACCGTGACCATCCCGGCTTCGGTGCTGGCCACGGCCGGTAGCTTCCCCGTAACGCTGACCAACTCGGCCGGCACGTCGAACGCCTTCACCTTCGTGGTGAGCAACCCGAGCACGGCCGGTGCTTTCGAAACCTTCGAGGCCGGCACCAAGACCAGCTACACCGCCGGCACCGTGACGCTGACCAGCGGCGTGTGGAACTTCGCCAACGCCCTCATCGGCGATTCGTTTGCCGACAAGTTCAACGGCCTGAAGTCTGCTCGCATTCGCACGGCCGGCGCCATCTCGATGAACTTCGACAAGCCCAACGGCGCGGGCACCATCATCATCAACTCGGCGCTGTACGGCACCGACACCGGCGGCTCGTTCCTGCTGGAGATTTCGACCGACGGCGGCACCACCTACACCACCGTGCCCGGTGCTCCGGCCACGCTCACGGCCACGCTCACGCCCTACACCTTCACGGTGAACCAGGCCGGCAACGTGCGCCTGCGCATCAGCAACACCGTGACGACCACCACGTCCACGTCGCCCCGCGTCATCATCGACGACATCTCGATTTCGGATTTCGCAGCTCCCAACAACCCGGTGCCGGTTATCACCAGCATCACGCCGAACTCGGTGGTGGTTGGCAACGTCGGCAACGTGACCCTCGTGGGTACGGGCTTTACCAGCGCTTCGACGGTGGTGGTGAACGGGGCAACCATTCCGACCACGGTTATCCCGAGCACTTTTGTGTCGGCCACCCAAATCACGGCCGCGGTGCCCGCCGCTGCCCCGATTGGCACCTACACCGTGACGGTGGTGAACCCCACGCCCGGCGGTGGCACCTCCAACGGGGTGACGTTCACGATTGTGGCCCCCGTGCCCACCATCACCAGCTTCACGCCCACCTCGGGCGGCCCCGGCACCACGGTAACCGTGACAGGTACCAACCTGCTGGGCGCCACGGCGGTCCGCATCGGTTCGTTCAACGTGCCCAACTTCTCGGTAGTATCGGCCACGAGCATCACCTTCGTGGTGCCCAGCGGCACGGGCAGCGTGACGGGCGTCATCACGGTGGTGACTCCCGGCGGCACGGCCACCAGCACGGCTTCGTTCAACCTGATTTCGTCGGCGCTGGCCAGCCAGGCCCTGCCCGGCCTGCTGGTGTTCCCGAACCCCGCTTCGGACCGCGTGACGGTGAGCCTGCCCTCGGCGGGTGCTGCCACGGTGGCCCTGCGCGACCTGGCCGGCCGCCTGGTGCTGGCCCCGGTGGCCCTCGGTGCCGACAAGCAGGTGCTGCTGCCCGCCGGCCTCGCGGCTGGTGTGTACATGCTGGAAGTGCGTCAGGGCGAAGTGTTCGCCGTGCGTCGCATCCAGAAAAACTAAGTACTGCCAAATGCCCGGCCCGCATGGGCTGAGCTGAAAGACCCGAAAAGCCCCCGCATCCGCGGGGGCTTTTTTTGTGCGCCGTCGGGGCGGTTGCGGCATCGTTGTCGGGAACGATTGCGCAAGTAAAAGCCGCCCGGGCTTTGGCCAGGGCGGCAAATGGTCGGACTTTTAGTGACGCATTGCACCTGATAACCCGTAATTCCATGAACTCCGACTCCTCTTCCGAACCCGGCCAACCGTCCTTCGTGCCCGATGCTCAGGCGGCCTGGGAAACCACCGGCCCCGGCGTGCGCCGCAAAGTGCTGGCCCACGGCCCCGACCTGATGCTGACGCGCGTGGCTTTCGAAACCGGCGGCGTGGGCGCCCGCCACAACCACCCGCACGCCCAGTTGAGCTACGTGGAGAGCGGCGTGTTTGCCTACACCATTGCCGACGAGACGCAAACCCTGCACGCGGGCGACAGCTGCTACGTGCCGCCGCTGGCCTGGCACGGCGTGGAGTGCCTGGAGGCCGGCGTGCTGGTGGACGCCTTCACCCCGCGGCGCGACGACTTTCTGTAGCCAGTGGCTGCGCTGTTCCGCCAACCCCTGCCGCTCACTTTTCTACGACCCATGAAAACAACTGCCTTGCGCCTGCTGGGACTGGTGTTGCTCTTGCTGCTGAGCTTCTGGCTGCTGCCGGCCCGGGCCCAGACCGTGACCGTGGCCGCGGATGGCTCCGCGAATTTCCGGACCATTCAGGAGGCCATCAACAGCTTGCCGGCCACGGCTGCCCGGCCACGCAC
This DNA window, taken from Hymenobacter sp. 5317J-9, encodes the following:
- a CDS encoding cupin domain-containing protein; this encodes MNSDSSSEPGQPSFVPDAQAAWETTGPGVRRKVLAHGPDLMLTRVAFETGGVGARHNHPHAQLSYVESGVFAYTIADETQTLHAGDSCYVPPLAWHGVECLEAGVLVDAFTPRRDDFL